One Aegilops tauschii subsp. strangulata cultivar AL8/78 chromosome 7, Aet v6.0, whole genome shotgun sequence genomic window carries:
- the LOC109752134 gene encoding uncharacterized protein isoform X3, with protein MTINRTHVQLVCFTPSLTSTGCMQHTAPQRAHTMDLLLPLVSLLLITGGGSHHVSFANAATTNSVTPRAYWEAVLPRTPKPPAVSDLLVQQEVRASLDDVDLKFVKGLRKIGPYYKKLKSEVDQGEEHSHTASHAEHNLKEVSLSYESKDGDNLKEVSVSYGAKVGERPKKVSVSYGVGAKDVPKRDFVAQEGDVKEVSLSYGSKGGNNLKEVSVSHGSKDRDFVAQEGDLKEVSVSYGLDEGKNEHIEVLNQGEDDPHRLTMSYKPEQEDDPNKATMTYRSEQEEDPHKVTMSYRSEQEDDPNKVTMSYRSEQEEDPHKVTMSYGSEQEDDPNKVTMTYRSEQEEDPHKVTMSYGSKQEDDPNKATMTYRSEQEEEDPHKVTMSYRSNHEEYTNKLTMTYGSKDEVDPDKATMSYSSEHENDLKTVSTGHMAHIEVTGKAIHHVDSHSHKNERHADVFFFRDMLRPGSMITPTIPPTNSLPTLLPRHVADSLPFSAKRLWDIVAMFAPRSLGMIRDIRWTLDTCEHPRTLPGEKAGCSTSLESLGELTTSLLGTSNVRAFSAANLPVEAPGTLALRGRYNVTAARRLSKSSEIVTCHDLKYPYAVYYCHTSNPTAAYAVTMESMERGAAPATMEALAVCHLDTSQWSLKHPFFALHNVKPGDVAVCHFLTKLSVVWVQAGEPGNAHAVAR; from the exons ATGACTATAAATAGGACCCATGTCCAGCTGGTTTGCTTCACACCATCACTCACTAGCACTGGATGCATGCAACACACTGCACCGCAGCGCGCGCACACCATGGATCTACTCCTGCCACTCGTCTCGCTTCTTCTG ATTACTGGAGGAGGCAGTCATCATGTGAGCTTCGCCAATGCGGCCACGACGAACTCGGTGACGCCGAGGGCGTACTGGGAGGCGGTGCTTCCCAGAACTCCAAAGCCCCCAGCCGTCAGCGACCTGTTAGTCCAACAAGaag TGCGTGCCTCTCTAGACGATGTTGACCTCAAGTTTGTCAAAGGACTACGAAAAATTGGACCATATTATAAGAAACTCAAGTCAGAAGTTGATCAAGGGGAAGAACATAGTCATACTGCATCACATGCTGAACATAATTTAAAGGAGGTCTCCTTGTCGTATGAATCAAAAGATGGAGACAATTTAAAGGAGGTCTCCGTGTCATATGGGGCAAAAGTTGGAGAGAGACCGAAAAAAGTCTCGGTTTCTTATGGGGTAGGTGCCAAAGATGTTCcaaagagagacttcgttgcacAAGAAGGAGATGTGAAGGAGgtttctctgtcatatggatcaAAAGGTGGAAATAATTTAAAGGAAGTATCTGTGTCACATGGATCAAAAGATAGAGACTTTGTGGCACAAGAAGGAGATCTAAAAGAAGTCTCAGTGTCATATGGGTTAGATGAAGGAAAAAATGAACATATTGAAGTCTTGAATCAAGGTGAAGATGATCCACATAGACTTACAATGTCATATAAGCCAGAACAAGAAGATGATCCCAATAAAGCTACAATGACATATAGGTCAGAACAAGAAGAAGATCCACATAAAGTCACAATGTCATATAGGTCAGAACAAGAAGATGATCCCAATAAAGTTACAATGTCATATAGGTCAGAACAAGAGGAAGATCCACATAAAGTCACAATGTCATATGGGTCGGAACAAGAAGATGATCCCAATAAAGTTACAATGACATATAGGTCAGAACAAGAAGAAGATCCACATAAAGTTACAATGTCATATGGGTCGAAACAAGAAGATGATCCCAATAAAGCTACGATGACATATAGGtcagaacaagaagaagaagatccACATAAAGTTACAATGTCATACCGGTCAAACCACGAAGAGTATACAAATAAACTTACAATGACATATGGGTCAAAAGATGAAGTGGATCCAGACAAAGCTACAATGTCATATAGCTCGGAGCATGAAAATGACCTAAAGACCGTTTCTACGGGGCATATGGCACACATAGAAG TAACAGGAAAGGCGATCCACCATGTTGACTCTCATAGCCACAAGAACGAAAGACACGCAGATGTTTTCTTCTTCCGCGACATGCTGCGGCCAGGGTCAATGATCACCCCAACCATCCCGCCGACCAACTCCTTGCCGACGCTTCTTCCCCGCCACGTCGCCGACTCCCTTCCATTCTCTGCCAAGCGCCTCTGGGACATCGTCGCGATGTTTGCCCCAAGGTCCCTTGGGATGATTAGAGACATTCGGTGGACGCTGGACACCTGCGAGCACCCACGGACGCTCCCCGGTGAAAAAGCAGGATGCTCCACCTCCCTCGAGTCCCTCGGCGAGCTCACGACGTCCCTTCTCGGAACGTCCAACGTTCGTGCGTTCTCCGCCGCCAATCTTCCCGTGGAAGCCCCGGGCACGCTGGCGCTGCGGGGGAGGTACAACGTGACGGCTGCCCGAAGGCTCTCCAAGTCATCGGAGATCGTGACCTGCCACGACTTGAAGTACCCGTATGCGGTGTACTACTGCCACACATCCAACCCCACCGCCGCGTACGCGGTGACGATGGAGAGCATGGAAAGGGGCGCGGCGCCGGCGACGATGGAAGCGCTGGCCGTGTGCCACCTCGACACGTCGCAGTGGAGCCTGAAGCACCCGTTCTTTGCGCTGCACAACGTTAAGCCAGGGGATGTCGCTGTGTGCCACTTCCTCACCAAGCTAAGCGTCGTTTGGGTGCAGGCCGGCGAGCCCGGAAACGCACATGCGGTGGCCCGGTAG
- the LOC109752134 gene encoding uncharacterized protein isoform X2, translating into MTINRTHVQLVCFTPSLTSTGCMQHTAPQRAHTMDLLLPLVSLLLITGGGSHHVSFANAATTNSVTPRAYWEAVLPRTPKPPAVSDLLVQQEVDLLISLSTWLPHVNSVRASLDDVDLKFVKGLRKIGPYYKKLKSEVDQGEEHSHTASHAEHNLKEVSLSYESKDGDNLKEVSVSYGAKVGERPKKVSVSYGVGAKDVPKRDFVAQEGDVKEVSLSYGSKGGNNLKEVSVSHGSKDRDFVAQEGDLKEVSVSYGLDEGKNEHIEVLNQGEDDPHRLTMSYKPEQEDDPNKATMTYRSEQEEDPHKVTMSYRSEQEDDPNKVTMSYRSEQEEDPHKVTMSYGSEQEDDPNKVTMTYRSEQEEDPHKVTMSYGSKQEDDPNKATMTYRSEQEEEDPHKVTMSYRSNHEEYTNKLTMTYGSKDEVDPDKATMSYSSEHENDLKTVSTGHMAHIEGKAIHHVDSHSHKNERHADVFFFRDMLRPGSMITPTIPPTNSLPTLLPRHVADSLPFSAKRLWDIVAMFAPRSLGMIRDIRWTLDTCEHPRTLPGEKAGCSTSLESLGELTTSLLGTSNVRAFSAANLPVEAPGTLALRGRYNVTAARRLSKSSEIVTCHDLKYPYAVYYCHTSNPTAAYAVTMESMERGAAPATMEALAVCHLDTSQWSLKHPFFALHNVKPGDVAVCHFLTKLSVVWVQAGEPGNAHAVAR; encoded by the exons ATGACTATAAATAGGACCCATGTCCAGCTGGTTTGCTTCACACCATCACTCACTAGCACTGGATGCATGCAACACACTGCACCGCAGCGCGCGCACACCATGGATCTACTCCTGCCACTCGTCTCGCTTCTTCTG ATTACTGGAGGAGGCAGTCATCATGTGAGCTTCGCCAATGCGGCCACGACGAACTCGGTGACGCCGAGGGCGTACTGGGAGGCGGTGCTTCCCAGAACTCCAAAGCCCCCAGCCGTCAGCGACCTGTTAGTCCAACAAGaag TTGACCTACTAATAAGTCTATCAACATGGTTGCCGCATGTGAATTCAGTGCGTGCCTCTCTAGACGATGTTGACCTCAAGTTTGTCAAAGGACTACGAAAAATTGGACCATATTATAAGAAACTCAAGTCAGAAGTTGATCAAGGGGAAGAACATAGTCATACTGCATCACATGCTGAACATAATTTAAAGGAGGTCTCCTTGTCGTATGAATCAAAAGATGGAGACAATTTAAAGGAGGTCTCCGTGTCATATGGGGCAAAAGTTGGAGAGAGACCGAAAAAAGTCTCGGTTTCTTATGGGGTAGGTGCCAAAGATGTTCcaaagagagacttcgttgcacAAGAAGGAGATGTGAAGGAGgtttctctgtcatatggatcaAAAGGTGGAAATAATTTAAAGGAAGTATCTGTGTCACATGGATCAAAAGATAGAGACTTTGTGGCACAAGAAGGAGATCTAAAAGAAGTCTCAGTGTCATATGGGTTAGATGAAGGAAAAAATGAACATATTGAAGTCTTGAATCAAGGTGAAGATGATCCACATAGACTTACAATGTCATATAAGCCAGAACAAGAAGATGATCCCAATAAAGCTACAATGACATATAGGTCAGAACAAGAAGAAGATCCACATAAAGTCACAATGTCATATAGGTCAGAACAAGAAGATGATCCCAATAAAGTTACAATGTCATATAGGTCAGAACAAGAGGAAGATCCACATAAAGTCACAATGTCATATGGGTCGGAACAAGAAGATGATCCCAATAAAGTTACAATGACATATAGGTCAGAACAAGAAGAAGATCCACATAAAGTTACAATGTCATATGGGTCGAAACAAGAAGATGATCCCAATAAAGCTACGATGACATATAGGtcagaacaagaagaagaagatccACATAAAGTTACAATGTCATACCGGTCAAACCACGAAGAGTATACAAATAAACTTACAATGACATATGGGTCAAAAGATGAAGTGGATCCAGACAAAGCTACAATGTCATATAGCTCGGAGCATGAAAATGACCTAAAGACCGTTTCTACGGGGCATATGGCACACATAGAAG GAAAGGCGATCCACCATGTTGACTCTCATAGCCACAAGAACGAAAGACACGCAGATGTTTTCTTCTTCCGCGACATGCTGCGGCCAGGGTCAATGATCACCCCAACCATCCCGCCGACCAACTCCTTGCCGACGCTTCTTCCCCGCCACGTCGCCGACTCCCTTCCATTCTCTGCCAAGCGCCTCTGGGACATCGTCGCGATGTTTGCCCCAAGGTCCCTTGGGATGATTAGAGACATTCGGTGGACGCTGGACACCTGCGAGCACCCACGGACGCTCCCCGGTGAAAAAGCAGGATGCTCCACCTCCCTCGAGTCCCTCGGCGAGCTCACGACGTCCCTTCTCGGAACGTCCAACGTTCGTGCGTTCTCCGCCGCCAATCTTCCCGTGGAAGCCCCGGGCACGCTGGCGCTGCGGGGGAGGTACAACGTGACGGCTGCCCGAAGGCTCTCCAAGTCATCGGAGATCGTGACCTGCCACGACTTGAAGTACCCGTATGCGGTGTACTACTGCCACACATCCAACCCCACCGCCGCGTACGCGGTGACGATGGAGAGCATGGAAAGGGGCGCGGCGCCGGCGACGATGGAAGCGCTGGCCGTGTGCCACCTCGACACGTCGCAGTGGAGCCTGAAGCACCCGTTCTTTGCGCTGCACAACGTTAAGCCAGGGGATGTCGCTGTGTGCCACTTCCTCACCAAGCTAAGCGTCGTTTGGGTGCAGGCCGGCGAGCCCGGAAACGCACATGCGGTGGCCCGGTAG
- the LOC109752134 gene encoding uncharacterized protein isoform X4, translated as MTINRTHVQLVCFTPSLTSTGCMQHTAPQRAHTMDLLLPLVSLLLITGGGSHHVSFANAATTNSVTPRAYWEAVLPRTPKPPAVSDLLVQQEVRASLDDVDLKFVKGLRKIGPYYKKLKSEVDQGEEHSHTASHAEHNLKEVSLSYESKDGDNLKEVSVSYGAKVGERPKKVSVSYGVGAKDVPKRDFVAQEGDVKEVSLSYGSKGGNNLKEVSVSHGSKDRDFVAQEGDLKEVSVSYGLDEGKNEHIEVLNQGEDDPHRLTMSYKPEQEDDPNKATMTYRSEQEEDPHKVTMSYRSEQEDDPNKVTMSYRSEQEEDPHKVTMSYGSEQEDDPNKVTMTYRSEQEEDPHKVTMSYGSKQEDDPNKATMTYRSEQEEEDPHKVTMSYRSNHEEYTNKLTMTYGSKDEVDPDKATMSYSSEHENDLKTVSTGHMAHIEGKAIHHVDSHSHKNERHADVFFFRDMLRPGSMITPTIPPTNSLPTLLPRHVADSLPFSAKRLWDIVAMFAPRSLGMIRDIRWTLDTCEHPRTLPGEKAGCSTSLESLGELTTSLLGTSNVRAFSAANLPVEAPGTLALRGRYNVTAARRLSKSSEIVTCHDLKYPYAVYYCHTSNPTAAYAVTMESMERGAAPATMEALAVCHLDTSQWSLKHPFFALHNVKPGDVAVCHFLTKLSVVWVQAGEPGNAHAVAR; from the exons ATGACTATAAATAGGACCCATGTCCAGCTGGTTTGCTTCACACCATCACTCACTAGCACTGGATGCATGCAACACACTGCACCGCAGCGCGCGCACACCATGGATCTACTCCTGCCACTCGTCTCGCTTCTTCTG ATTACTGGAGGAGGCAGTCATCATGTGAGCTTCGCCAATGCGGCCACGACGAACTCGGTGACGCCGAGGGCGTACTGGGAGGCGGTGCTTCCCAGAACTCCAAAGCCCCCAGCCGTCAGCGACCTGTTAGTCCAACAAGaag TGCGTGCCTCTCTAGACGATGTTGACCTCAAGTTTGTCAAAGGACTACGAAAAATTGGACCATATTATAAGAAACTCAAGTCAGAAGTTGATCAAGGGGAAGAACATAGTCATACTGCATCACATGCTGAACATAATTTAAAGGAGGTCTCCTTGTCGTATGAATCAAAAGATGGAGACAATTTAAAGGAGGTCTCCGTGTCATATGGGGCAAAAGTTGGAGAGAGACCGAAAAAAGTCTCGGTTTCTTATGGGGTAGGTGCCAAAGATGTTCcaaagagagacttcgttgcacAAGAAGGAGATGTGAAGGAGgtttctctgtcatatggatcaAAAGGTGGAAATAATTTAAAGGAAGTATCTGTGTCACATGGATCAAAAGATAGAGACTTTGTGGCACAAGAAGGAGATCTAAAAGAAGTCTCAGTGTCATATGGGTTAGATGAAGGAAAAAATGAACATATTGAAGTCTTGAATCAAGGTGAAGATGATCCACATAGACTTACAATGTCATATAAGCCAGAACAAGAAGATGATCCCAATAAAGCTACAATGACATATAGGTCAGAACAAGAAGAAGATCCACATAAAGTCACAATGTCATATAGGTCAGAACAAGAAGATGATCCCAATAAAGTTACAATGTCATATAGGTCAGAACAAGAGGAAGATCCACATAAAGTCACAATGTCATATGGGTCGGAACAAGAAGATGATCCCAATAAAGTTACAATGACATATAGGTCAGAACAAGAAGAAGATCCACATAAAGTTACAATGTCATATGGGTCGAAACAAGAAGATGATCCCAATAAAGCTACGATGACATATAGGtcagaacaagaagaagaagatccACATAAAGTTACAATGTCATACCGGTCAAACCACGAAGAGTATACAAATAAACTTACAATGACATATGGGTCAAAAGATGAAGTGGATCCAGACAAAGCTACAATGTCATATAGCTCGGAGCATGAAAATGACCTAAAGACCGTTTCTACGGGGCATATGGCACACATAGAAG GAAAGGCGATCCACCATGTTGACTCTCATAGCCACAAGAACGAAAGACACGCAGATGTTTTCTTCTTCCGCGACATGCTGCGGCCAGGGTCAATGATCACCCCAACCATCCCGCCGACCAACTCCTTGCCGACGCTTCTTCCCCGCCACGTCGCCGACTCCCTTCCATTCTCTGCCAAGCGCCTCTGGGACATCGTCGCGATGTTTGCCCCAAGGTCCCTTGGGATGATTAGAGACATTCGGTGGACGCTGGACACCTGCGAGCACCCACGGACGCTCCCCGGTGAAAAAGCAGGATGCTCCACCTCCCTCGAGTCCCTCGGCGAGCTCACGACGTCCCTTCTCGGAACGTCCAACGTTCGTGCGTTCTCCGCCGCCAATCTTCCCGTGGAAGCCCCGGGCACGCTGGCGCTGCGGGGGAGGTACAACGTGACGGCTGCCCGAAGGCTCTCCAAGTCATCGGAGATCGTGACCTGCCACGACTTGAAGTACCCGTATGCGGTGTACTACTGCCACACATCCAACCCCACCGCCGCGTACGCGGTGACGATGGAGAGCATGGAAAGGGGCGCGGCGCCGGCGACGATGGAAGCGCTGGCCGTGTGCCACCTCGACACGTCGCAGTGGAGCCTGAAGCACCCGTTCTTTGCGCTGCACAACGTTAAGCCAGGGGATGTCGCTGTGTGCCACTTCCTCACCAAGCTAAGCGTCGTTTGGGTGCAGGCCGGCGAGCCCGGAAACGCACATGCGGTGGCCCGGTAG
- the LOC109752134 gene encoding uncharacterized protein isoform X1 — protein MTINRTHVQLVCFTPSLTSTGCMQHTAPQRAHTMDLLLPLVSLLLITGGGSHHVSFANAATTNSVTPRAYWEAVLPRTPKPPAVSDLLVQQEVDLLISLSTWLPHVNSVRASLDDVDLKFVKGLRKIGPYYKKLKSEVDQGEEHSHTASHAEHNLKEVSLSYESKDGDNLKEVSVSYGAKVGERPKKVSVSYGVGAKDVPKRDFVAQEGDVKEVSLSYGSKGGNNLKEVSVSHGSKDRDFVAQEGDLKEVSVSYGLDEGKNEHIEVLNQGEDDPHRLTMSYKPEQEDDPNKATMTYRSEQEEDPHKVTMSYRSEQEDDPNKVTMSYRSEQEEDPHKVTMSYGSEQEDDPNKVTMTYRSEQEEDPHKVTMSYGSKQEDDPNKATMTYRSEQEEEDPHKVTMSYRSNHEEYTNKLTMTYGSKDEVDPDKATMSYSSEHENDLKTVSTGHMAHIEVTGKAIHHVDSHSHKNERHADVFFFRDMLRPGSMITPTIPPTNSLPTLLPRHVADSLPFSAKRLWDIVAMFAPRSLGMIRDIRWTLDTCEHPRTLPGEKAGCSTSLESLGELTTSLLGTSNVRAFSAANLPVEAPGTLALRGRYNVTAARRLSKSSEIVTCHDLKYPYAVYYCHTSNPTAAYAVTMESMERGAAPATMEALAVCHLDTSQWSLKHPFFALHNVKPGDVAVCHFLTKLSVVWVQAGEPGNAHAVAR, from the exons ATGACTATAAATAGGACCCATGTCCAGCTGGTTTGCTTCACACCATCACTCACTAGCACTGGATGCATGCAACACACTGCACCGCAGCGCGCGCACACCATGGATCTACTCCTGCCACTCGTCTCGCTTCTTCTG ATTACTGGAGGAGGCAGTCATCATGTGAGCTTCGCCAATGCGGCCACGACGAACTCGGTGACGCCGAGGGCGTACTGGGAGGCGGTGCTTCCCAGAACTCCAAAGCCCCCAGCCGTCAGCGACCTGTTAGTCCAACAAGaag TTGACCTACTAATAAGTCTATCAACATGGTTGCCGCATGTGAATTCAGTGCGTGCCTCTCTAGACGATGTTGACCTCAAGTTTGTCAAAGGACTACGAAAAATTGGACCATATTATAAGAAACTCAAGTCAGAAGTTGATCAAGGGGAAGAACATAGTCATACTGCATCACATGCTGAACATAATTTAAAGGAGGTCTCCTTGTCGTATGAATCAAAAGATGGAGACAATTTAAAGGAGGTCTCCGTGTCATATGGGGCAAAAGTTGGAGAGAGACCGAAAAAAGTCTCGGTTTCTTATGGGGTAGGTGCCAAAGATGTTCcaaagagagacttcgttgcacAAGAAGGAGATGTGAAGGAGgtttctctgtcatatggatcaAAAGGTGGAAATAATTTAAAGGAAGTATCTGTGTCACATGGATCAAAAGATAGAGACTTTGTGGCACAAGAAGGAGATCTAAAAGAAGTCTCAGTGTCATATGGGTTAGATGAAGGAAAAAATGAACATATTGAAGTCTTGAATCAAGGTGAAGATGATCCACATAGACTTACAATGTCATATAAGCCAGAACAAGAAGATGATCCCAATAAAGCTACAATGACATATAGGTCAGAACAAGAAGAAGATCCACATAAAGTCACAATGTCATATAGGTCAGAACAAGAAGATGATCCCAATAAAGTTACAATGTCATATAGGTCAGAACAAGAGGAAGATCCACATAAAGTCACAATGTCATATGGGTCGGAACAAGAAGATGATCCCAATAAAGTTACAATGACATATAGGTCAGAACAAGAAGAAGATCCACATAAAGTTACAATGTCATATGGGTCGAAACAAGAAGATGATCCCAATAAAGCTACGATGACATATAGGtcagaacaagaagaagaagatccACATAAAGTTACAATGTCATACCGGTCAAACCACGAAGAGTATACAAATAAACTTACAATGACATATGGGTCAAAAGATGAAGTGGATCCAGACAAAGCTACAATGTCATATAGCTCGGAGCATGAAAATGACCTAAAGACCGTTTCTACGGGGCATATGGCACACATAGAAG TAACAGGAAAGGCGATCCACCATGTTGACTCTCATAGCCACAAGAACGAAAGACACGCAGATGTTTTCTTCTTCCGCGACATGCTGCGGCCAGGGTCAATGATCACCCCAACCATCCCGCCGACCAACTCCTTGCCGACGCTTCTTCCCCGCCACGTCGCCGACTCCCTTCCATTCTCTGCCAAGCGCCTCTGGGACATCGTCGCGATGTTTGCCCCAAGGTCCCTTGGGATGATTAGAGACATTCGGTGGACGCTGGACACCTGCGAGCACCCACGGACGCTCCCCGGTGAAAAAGCAGGATGCTCCACCTCCCTCGAGTCCCTCGGCGAGCTCACGACGTCCCTTCTCGGAACGTCCAACGTTCGTGCGTTCTCCGCCGCCAATCTTCCCGTGGAAGCCCCGGGCACGCTGGCGCTGCGGGGGAGGTACAACGTGACGGCTGCCCGAAGGCTCTCCAAGTCATCGGAGATCGTGACCTGCCACGACTTGAAGTACCCGTATGCGGTGTACTACTGCCACACATCCAACCCCACCGCCGCGTACGCGGTGACGATGGAGAGCATGGAAAGGGGCGCGGCGCCGGCGACGATGGAAGCGCTGGCCGTGTGCCACCTCGACACGTCGCAGTGGAGCCTGAAGCACCCGTTCTTTGCGCTGCACAACGTTAAGCCAGGGGATGTCGCTGTGTGCCACTTCCTCACCAAGCTAAGCGTCGTTTGGGTGCAGGCCGGCGAGCCCGGAAACGCACATGCGGTGGCCCGGTAG